The following are encoded in a window of Bos indicus isolate NIAB-ARS_2022 breed Sahiwal x Tharparkar chromosome 7, NIAB-ARS_B.indTharparkar_mat_pri_1.0, whole genome shotgun sequence genomic DNA:
- the LOC109562058 gene encoding bromodomain-containing protein 8-like isoform X1, translated as MHFFFLCIYLQMGHDWGWLDSEQDYPNDSELSNDCRSLFSSWDSSFDLDVGSWRETEEPGAEELEESSPGREASELLVRDGGSEESQEEAEQVSRQNLLFLSEVAYLMEPLCISSKESSEGCCPSSGTKQEAREIEATEGEGEPYREPEELSAKEDPSVTEKSSLGENGRPEVTPPPSDILALQEQPIESKEGGVQQESKEEDQGEGYVSEMEDQRSSGDCDNGCSTQETPLVDILVSRATSSKLSDLCHGDPIQDQLLFKKTLLPVWKMIASHRFSSPFLKPVSERQAPGYKDVVKRPMDLTSLKRNLSKGRIRTMAQFQRDLMLMFQNAVMYNDSDHHVYHMAVEMQREVLEQIQVLSIWLDKRRDLNSLE; from the exons atgcattttttttttctgtgtatttatttacagATGGGGCATGACTGGGGTTGGTTGGATTCTGAACAAGACTATCCCAATGACTCTGAGTTGAGCAATGACTGCAGGTCCCTCTTCAGCTCATGGGACTCCAGTTTTGATCTTGATGTGGGCAGCTGGAGGGAAACTGAGGAGCCAGGGGCTGAGGAACTAGAGGAAAGCAGCCCAGGGAGAGAAGCTAGTGAGCTGCTTGTGAGGGACGGAGGCAGTGAGGAATCTCAGGAAGAGGCAGAGCAAGTCAGCCGCCAgaacctcctctttctctctgag GTAGCTTATTTAATGGAGCCGTTGTGCATTAGCAGCAAAGAATCAAGTGAAGGCTGCTGCCCTTCATCTGGTACCAAACAAGAGGCAAGGGAAATTGAAGCTACTGAAGGAGAGGGGGAGCCCTACAGAGAACCTGAAGAACTATCAGCCAAGGAAGACCCCTCAGTCACTGAGAAGTCATCACTGGGAGAAAATGGAAGGCCAGAGGTGACTCCACCTCCCTCAGATATTTTGGCACTTCAGGAACAACCCATAGAGAGCAAAGAG GGGGGAGTTCAGCAAGAATCCAAAGAGGAGGACCAGGGTGAAGGGTATGTGTCAGAAATGGAGGACCAGCGTTCTTCAGGCGACTGTGATAATGGCTGCAGCACCCAGGAGACTCCTCTGGTGGATATCCTTGTCAGTCGTGCTACCTCCTCAAAGCT GTCTGATCTATGCCATGGTGATCCTATTCAGGATCAATTGCTATTTAAGAAGACTCTCCTGCCAGTCTGGAAGATGATAGCCAGTCACAG GTTCAGCAGTCCGTTTCTGAAGCCTGTGTCAGAAAGGCAGGCCCCAGGATACAAGGATGTGGTGAAAAG ACCCATGGACTTAACTAGCCTGAAAAGGAATCTGTCCAAGGGACGGATTCGCACCATGGCTCAGTTCCAGCGGGACCTGATGCTGATGTTCCAAAATGCTGTGATGTACAATGACTCTGATCATCATGTATACCATATGGCTGTGGAGATGCAGCGAGAAGTCTTGGAGCAGATTCAG GTGCTGAGTATTTGGTTAGACAAAAGAAGAGACTTAAATAgtctggaatga
- the LOC109562058 gene encoding bromodomain-containing protein 8-like isoform X2, with protein sequence MHFFFLCIYLQMGHDWGWLDSEQDYPNDSELSNDCRSLFSSWDSSFDLDVGSWRETEEPGAEELEESSPGREASELLVRDGGSEESQEEAEQVSRQNLLFLSEVAYLMEPLCISSKESSEGCCPSSGTKQEAREIEATEGEGEPYREPEELSAKEDPSVTEKSSLGENGRPEGGVQQESKEEDQGEGYVSEMEDQRSSGDCDNGCSTQETPLVDILVSRATSSKLSDLCHGDPIQDQLLFKKTLLPVWKMIASHRFSSPFLKPVSERQAPGYKDVVKRPMDLTSLKRNLSKGRIRTMAQFQRDLMLMFQNAVMYNDSDHHVYHMAVEMQREVLEQIQVLSIWLDKRRDLNSLE encoded by the exons atgcattttttttttctgtgtatttatttacagATGGGGCATGACTGGGGTTGGTTGGATTCTGAACAAGACTATCCCAATGACTCTGAGTTGAGCAATGACTGCAGGTCCCTCTTCAGCTCATGGGACTCCAGTTTTGATCTTGATGTGGGCAGCTGGAGGGAAACTGAGGAGCCAGGGGCTGAGGAACTAGAGGAAAGCAGCCCAGGGAGAGAAGCTAGTGAGCTGCTTGTGAGGGACGGAGGCAGTGAGGAATCTCAGGAAGAGGCAGAGCAAGTCAGCCGCCAgaacctcctctttctctctgag GTAGCTTATTTAATGGAGCCGTTGTGCATTAGCAGCAAAGAATCAAGTGAAGGCTGCTGCCCTTCATCTGGTACCAAACAAGAGGCAAGGGAAATTGAAGCTACTGAAGGAGAGGGGGAGCCCTACAGAGAACCTGAAGAACTATCAGCCAAGGAAGACCCCTCAGTCACTGAGAAGTCATCACTGGGAGAAAATGGAAGGCCAGAG GGGGGAGTTCAGCAAGAATCCAAAGAGGAGGACCAGGGTGAAGGGTATGTGTCAGAAATGGAGGACCAGCGTTCTTCAGGCGACTGTGATAATGGCTGCAGCACCCAGGAGACTCCTCTGGTGGATATCCTTGTCAGTCGTGCTACCTCCTCAAAGCT GTCTGATCTATGCCATGGTGATCCTATTCAGGATCAATTGCTATTTAAGAAGACTCTCCTGCCAGTCTGGAAGATGATAGCCAGTCACAG GTTCAGCAGTCCGTTTCTGAAGCCTGTGTCAGAAAGGCAGGCCCCAGGATACAAGGATGTGGTGAAAAG ACCCATGGACTTAACTAGCCTGAAAAGGAATCTGTCCAAGGGACGGATTCGCACCATGGCTCAGTTCCAGCGGGACCTGATGCTGATGTTCCAAAATGCTGTGATGTACAATGACTCTGATCATCATGTATACCATATGGCTGTGGAGATGCAGCGAGAAGTCTTGGAGCAGATTCAG GTGCTGAGTATTTGGTTAGACAAAAGAAGAGACTTAAATAgtctggaatga